From Chaetodon auriga isolate fChaAug3 chromosome 10, fChaAug3.hap1, whole genome shotgun sequence, a single genomic window includes:
- the tspan31 gene encoding tetraspanin-31, whose product MVCGGFTCSKNALCSLNVVYMLVGLLLIGVAAWGKGFGLVSSIHIIGGVIAVGVFLLLIAIVGLIGAMHHHQVMLFFYMVILFIVFLFQFGVSCSCLAMNRAQQETFLNSAWGMLENKTKTDLETQLNCCGLLNGTSSRVQFDQDLQNCNALCKKNGSCFTCGDMMLNHATEALKILGGVGLFFSFTEILGVWLAVRYRNQKDPRANPSAFL is encoded by the exons CTGGTCGGGCTGCTGCTGATTGGAGTAGCAGCATGGGGGAAGGGGTTCGGCTTGGTGTCGAGCATCCACATCATCGGAGGGGTCATCGCGGTGGGCgtcttcctgctgctcatcGCCATCGTGGGTCTCATCGGAGCAATGCACCACCACCAAGTCATGCTTTTCTTC TACATGGTCATTCTTTTTATCGTTTTCCTCTTCCAATTCGGAGTGTCCTGTTCCTGTCTGGCAATGAACCGCGCACAGCAG GAGACGTTTTTGAACTCTGCTTGGGGAATGTTGGAAAACAAGACCAAGACAGACTTGGAGACTCAGCTGAACTGCTGCGGGCTGCTGAACGGCACCAGCAGTCGGGTACAGTTTGACCAGGACTTGCAAAACTGCAACGCC TTGTGCAAAAAGAACGGTTCCTGTTTCACCTGCGGGGATATGATGCTGAATCACGCTACAGAGGCTCTGAAGATCCTCGGGGGCGTCGGACTCTTCTTCAGCTTCACGGAG ATCCTGGGAGTGTGGCTCGCTGTGCGCTACAGGAACCAGAAGGATCCACGAGCAAACCCAAGTGCTTTCCTATAG